A genomic window from Spirochaetota bacterium includes:
- a CDS encoding neutral/alkaline non-lysosomal ceramidase N-terminal domain-containing protein, protein MRQYIITLLCLLSFIFLLHCSSIQEVHISYEHPPLSDSHLLLAGASKIDITPPPGMPLAGYSSNAHFAQGFRTRLYARVIYLKSGNCAIALVQCDLLSGSSLVQKKIAQLVSKTTDLSYESIMMAGIHTHSGPGNYFESNFYNRFASNASGFDQEYFNFLSNQIATAIIKAYSARKPARIAYGTRQLYGFTRNRSLNAFTANSNVSTNNPLKAVNPFMHMLRVDIIDEGKQKPLAAFTVFSIHGTAIPNTNTLYSGDVFAYIERELEWEIQRLGINGFVHAVCNGTHADNAPNIPKGRQGFEEAKQLGIQLGKQSIILYNELQSQFTEHTSIKSILREIDVYKEPAIGTVALCTPKVGNTLLAGASDGGPTPFVSSIPLFKEGSKSCVPIGCQKQKIITGGPLQPLILPKNDFPHNLIFQAIRINNILLLPVPFEVTFESGNRISTAVKQLSASTIIPIIISCANGYTGYCTTPEEYSMQRYEGGHTLYGPNTQPYLALQYAELTKTMNSFMGDSNWVKIYSLKSNSFLKKYPFPAACVRKAVTQPQYIVDPGIDEPYVSFRWEDIPPDRLEFHKPLVTIEYSSNTNATFTIFTQNGIPVDDTGYDIAVIFTDIITKEGMAVYEARWYNPPLNTNYLFRFVIQPRENIPTLVSSPFSW, encoded by the coding sequence ATGCGTCAATATATTATTACGCTGTTATGCTTATTATCATTCATATTTCTTTTGCACTGCAGTTCAATACAAGAAGTACATATCTCCTATGAGCATCCTCCTTTATCAGATTCACACCTGCTGCTAGCAGGGGCTTCAAAAATTGATATTACACCTCCTCCCGGGATGCCGCTTGCAGGGTATTCTTCCAATGCACATTTTGCTCAAGGATTTAGAACACGACTATATGCTCGTGTCATCTATTTGAAATCAGGCAACTGTGCAATAGCGCTTGTACAGTGCGATTTACTTTCAGGTTCAAGCCTTGTTCAGAAAAAAATTGCCCAGCTTGTAAGTAAAACCACTGATCTTTCATATGAAAGCATTATGATGGCTGGAATTCATACACATTCTGGCCCCGGGAATTATTTTGAGAGCAATTTTTACAACAGATTTGCTTCCAACGCATCGGGATTTGATCAAGAATATTTTAATTTTTTAAGCAATCAAATTGCAACTGCAATAATTAAGGCATATTCAGCACGTAAACCTGCAAGAATTGCTTATGGTACCAGGCAACTCTACGGATTCACACGTAACCGAAGCCTCAATGCATTCACAGCCAACTCTAATGTTTCAACAAACAATCCTTTGAAGGCAGTAAACCCATTCATGCACATGCTAAGGGTGGATATCATTGATGAAGGAAAGCAAAAACCATTGGCTGCGTTCACTGTGTTCTCTATTCATGGCACAGCAATACCCAATACCAACACATTATACAGCGGTGATGTATTTGCCTACATTGAGCGTGAACTGGAATGGGAAATACAGCGACTGGGAATCAATGGATTTGTGCATGCTGTATGTAATGGTACTCACGCTGACAACGCACCCAACATACCAAAAGGCAGGCAGGGATTTGAAGAAGCAAAACAATTGGGAATTCAACTTGGGAAACAATCAATCATACTGTATAACGAATTACAAAGCCAATTTACAGAGCATACCAGCATTAAAAGTATTCTCCGGGAAATTGATGTATATAAGGAACCAGCAATTGGCACAGTAGCATTATGCACACCAAAAGTTGGTAATACATTACTTGCAGGCGCAAGTGATGGTGGCCCAACACCATTTGTAAGCAGCATACCATTATTCAAAGAAGGTTCAAAAAGCTGTGTGCCAATAGGTTGCCAGAAGCAAAAAATTATTACAGGTGGTCCATTGCAACCATTAATCCTGCCTAAAAATGATTTCCCCCATAACCTCATATTTCAGGCAATAAGGATTAACAATATACTTCTGCTTCCAGTACCATTTGAAGTAACTTTTGAATCAGGGAACCGAATCAGTACGGCTGTAAAGCAATTATCTGCATCAACTATTATCCCTATCATTATAAGTTGTGCCAATGGATACACCGGGTATTGCACTACACCTGAAGAGTATTCAATGCAGCGTTATGAAGGCGGGCATACCCTCTATGGACCCAACACACAGCCTTACCTGGCATTACAGTATGCAGAGCTAACAAAAACTATGAATTCTTTTATGGGCGATAGTAACTGGGTAAAAATTTATTCTTTAAAGAGTAATTCTTTTTTGAAAAAATATCCTTTTCCTGCAGCTTGTGTACGAAAAGCAGTAACACAACCACAGTATATAGTTGACCCTGGTATTGACGAACCGTATGTATCATTTAGATGGGAAGACATCCCACCTGATAGATTGGAATTCCATAAGCCTCTTGTGACAATTGAATATAGCTCTAACACAAATGCTACATTTACGATATTTACTCAGAATGGTATCCCTGTAGATGATACGGGTTATGATATAGCAGTGATATTCACAGACATCATTACAAAAGAAGGCATGGCAGTATATGAAGCCCGCTGGTATAATCCACCATTAAACACAAACTACCTTTTCAGATTTGTAATACAGCCAAGAGAAAATATTCCTACTTTGGTTTCTAGCCCATTTTCGTGGTAA
- a CDS encoding alcohol dehydrogenase catalytic domain-containing protein, whose product MHAVILTGPKKMEYVTCEMPREDSNHVIIQVNACGICGSDLHYWESGIGMHGSSNIILGHEFCGRVYSPGNRSDLQAGDRVTALPIDPCGQCYACRMGAHNICSKAHKRNIIGNTVHGAYAEYVSVRPDMVRKLPDTVSNKEAALIEPAAVALHAITMARVQKDDIVLIIGGGPIGLLSALWAKAVGVACIVIVERDIYRKSFASSLPGITAVVDGNDPDIRKKLKSISDGGFTVAIETSATDAGIHTAAIALTPKGRLVLAGINFHNQLVSTLLLIAKEITQIGSMGYTVSEFDAVIDALESKVLDIAPLVTHTVMLEELPYTMTKLYNKSFDAIKILVAP is encoded by the coding sequence ATGCATGCAGTAATACTCACAGGCCCTAAAAAGATGGAATACGTTACTTGTGAAATGCCACGGGAGGATAGCAATCATGTGATTATTCAGGTAAATGCGTGCGGTATTTGTGGATCTGATTTGCATTACTGGGAAAGTGGCATTGGCATGCACGGTTCAAGCAATATTATCCTTGGGCATGAATTCTGTGGAAGGGTATATTCACCCGGCAACCGTAGTGATTTGCAGGCAGGTGATAGGGTTACTGCATTACCTATTGATCCCTGCGGTCAATGTTATGCATGCCGTATGGGTGCTCATAACATTTGCTCAAAGGCCCATAAACGGAATATTATTGGCAATACTGTTCATGGAGCGTATGCTGAATATGTAAGTGTTAGACCTGATATGGTACGGAAGTTACCGGATACTGTAAGTAATAAAGAAGCTGCTCTAATTGAACCAGCAGCAGTAGCACTTCATGCTATAACTATGGCCAGAGTCCAAAAAGATGACATAGTTTTAATTATAGGTGGTGGTCCAATTGGATTATTGAGTGCATTATGGGCAAAGGCTGTAGGTGTTGCTTGTATTGTTATTGTGGAGAGAGATATCTATAGAAAATCATTTGCGTCTTCATTGCCGGGAATTACTGCAGTTGTTGATGGAAATGATCCTGATATACGAAAAAAATTAAAATCAATTTCAGATGGAGGATTTACCGTTGCCATTGAAACATCAGCAACGGATGCTGGCATACATACTGCTGCTATAGCGTTAACACCTAAAGGGAGGCTGGTTCTGGCGGGTATTAATTTTCATAATCAATTGGTTTCAACGTTATTGTTGATTGCAAAAGAAATAACTCAGATTGGATCCATGGGATATACTGTGTCAGAATTTGATGCGGTTATCGATGCTCTTGAAAGCAAAGTGCTGGACATAGCACCTTTAGTTACCCATACAGTAATGCTTGAAGAGTTGCCGTATACAATGACAAAACTTTACAATAAATCTTTTGATGCCATAAAGATTTTAGTTGCGCCGTGA
- a CDS encoding molybdopterin-dependent oxidoreductase yields the protein MSTTSIKTICFECHCRCGVILEVNGGKITGIKGDKDHPFSHGYTCPKGRACMEIVYHPDRIVSPLVKVGGKESTRFEKISWDKAIEIIAQRLLDCKEKWGAESVVFGSGTTRGMAPYLNRFLSCFGSPNFMAPSNMSGGPIVLGGAVTAGFSLVDPDYAQSKCILLWAHNPEASWPGLYLYDINQGLKNGAKLIVVDPRQTNFAKKADHWLQIRPGTDVALLLTMIHVIINNELYDKEFVETWTNGFDALIEHVKDFTPERCETITWIPAHKIIEAAMMFATTKPASIGPGMGGVCQANDAFDLTRGLTILSAITGNLEVPGGNLNCTPPTGKRSCYGPDFDAARNLPKDIGRKKLGVDQYPLLMQIPCPPQVVWPAIVEGKPYPVKALGLFANNSVCAYPNSAFVREALKSLDFLFAVDYFHTPTTQLADIILPPAHWSERDDIEDLLMKNHVFCQQKAVDPIPECRDEKQILVDLAAKMNLSGYWKSVEEMLNYRLEPIGMTFEEFKKTGVYATPVEYKRYEKKGTFKTPSGKVEIYAGFLKMWNLSPLPVFREPDEGPIASPDLYKEYPLILTTGGRILEYYHSSHRNIPSLHKKHPDPELQIHPDTAKELNVANGEWIYVATPRGKVEIKVRYFEGIDPRVVHAPHGFWYGIEDGWKRININMITNDKPLCPASASVPIKALLCRIEKMA from the coding sequence ATGAGCACAACATCCATAAAAACAATCTGCTTTGAATGCCATTGTCGATGTGGGGTTATTCTTGAAGTGAATGGTGGTAAAATTACCGGGATTAAGGGCGATAAGGATCACCCTTTCAGCCATGGGTATACCTGTCCAAAAGGTAGAGCATGTATGGAGATAGTATATCATCCTGATAGGATTGTAAGCCCACTGGTAAAGGTTGGGGGGAAGGAAAGTACGCGTTTTGAAAAAATTTCATGGGATAAAGCTATTGAAATAATTGCCCAACGATTACTTGATTGTAAAGAAAAATGGGGTGCCGAATCGGTGGTATTTGGTTCAGGTACTACACGGGGGATGGCTCCTTATCTTAACAGATTTTTATCATGCTTTGGTTCACCCAATTTTATGGCGCCTTCTAACATGAGTGGTGGGCCAATAGTTTTGGGAGGTGCTGTTACTGCCGGCTTTTCACTTGTTGATCCTGATTATGCGCAGAGCAAGTGTATCCTTCTTTGGGCTCATAATCCAGAAGCATCATGGCCAGGTTTGTATTTGTATGATATCAATCAGGGATTAAAAAATGGTGCAAAACTTATAGTTGTTGATCCCCGTCAAACCAATTTTGCAAAAAAAGCAGACCATTGGCTGCAAATACGTCCTGGAACTGATGTGGCACTGTTGCTTACAATGATACATGTTATTATTAACAATGAACTGTACGATAAAGAATTTGTGGAAACATGGACCAATGGATTTGATGCATTGATTGAACATGTTAAGGATTTTACTCCAGAAAGATGCGAAACAATTACCTGGATACCTGCTCATAAAATTATTGAAGCAGCAATGATGTTTGCAACAACTAAACCCGCAAGTATTGGCCCGGGTATGGGAGGGGTTTGCCAGGCTAACGATGCATTTGATCTAACAAGAGGATTAACCATATTAAGCGCAATAACCGGTAATCTTGAAGTGCCAGGTGGTAATCTTAATTGTACACCACCAACCGGGAAAAGAAGCTGTTACGGACCTGATTTTGATGCTGCACGTAATCTTCCAAAAGACATTGGAAGAAAGAAATTAGGGGTTGATCAATATCCATTATTGATGCAAATACCATGTCCTCCTCAAGTGGTTTGGCCAGCAATTGTTGAAGGCAAGCCATACCCTGTGAAAGCTTTAGGACTTTTTGCAAATAACAGTGTGTGTGCATACCCCAATTCTGCATTTGTGCGTGAAGCATTAAAAAGTCTTGATTTCTTGTTTGCAGTTGACTATTTCCATACTCCCACTACCCAGCTTGCGGATATAATTCTTCCGCCTGCACATTGGAGCGAGCGTGATGATATTGAAGACCTGTTAATGAAAAACCATGTATTCTGCCAGCAAAAAGCTGTTGATCCAATACCGGAGTGCAGGGATGAAAAACAAATCCTTGTTGATCTTGCAGCAAAAATGAATCTGTCGGGATACTGGAAATCAGTTGAAGAAATGCTAAACTATAGGCTTGAACCAATAGGCATGACATTTGAAGAGTTTAAAAAAACTGGGGTGTATGCAACACCGGTTGAATATAAACGGTATGAAAAAAAAGGTACATTTAAAACACCCTCCGGGAAAGTAGAAATTTATGCAGGATTTCTAAAAATGTGGAATCTTTCGCCACTCCCAGTATTTCGTGAGCCAGATGAGGGGCCTATTGCTTCTCCAGATTTGTATAAAGAATATCCATTAATCCTTACTACTGGTGGAAGAATCCTTGAATACTACCATTCTTCACACAGGAACATCCCTTCGTTACACAAAAAACATCCTGACCCTGAATTGCAAATTCATCCTGACACAGCAAAAGAATTGAACGTTGCTAATGGTGAGTGGATATATGTTGCTACTCCAAGAGGAAAAGTTGAAATTAAAGTGCGATATTTTGAAGGGATAGATCCACGGGTTGTGCATGCACCGCATGGATTTTGGTATGGGATTGAAGATGGATGGAAACGTATAAATATAAATATGATAACTAATGATAAACCATTATGTCCTGCCAGTGCTTCGGTGCCTATAAAAGCTTTGCTATGTAGAATTGAAAAAATGGCATAA
- a CDS encoding TetR/AcrR family transcriptional regulator, translating to MKTNNKRQNASLRKPQIIKAFYETIIEEGFEGASLAKVAKRCGLNQTLILHYFKNKENLTIACVDRAIEEYSNLLQRYIPNTNDPEKRLLNLLNALWSREYYEAVHIASSFAVIDISFRNKKVKQRLERLYYIFKRFLFQELSELQKQNVIKVNNIEETAEVIMAMVEGSRHFSHFFITDEKRDEFHRSMVKAACSILKNP from the coding sequence ATGAAGACAAACAACAAAAGGCAAAATGCATCTTTGCGAAAGCCGCAGATCATAAAAGCATTTTACGAAACTATTATTGAAGAAGGATTTGAAGGAGCATCACTTGCCAAGGTTGCTAAACGATGTGGTTTGAATCAGACGTTGATACTTCACTATTTTAAAAACAAGGAAAACCTGACAATAGCATGTGTAGATAGAGCAATCGAAGAATATTCTAATCTCTTGCAGCGTTATATCCCCAATACAAACGATCCTGAAAAACGTTTGCTCAATTTGCTGAATGCATTATGGAGTCGCGAATATTACGAAGCGGTACACATAGCATCTTCATTTGCGGTGATTGATATTAGTTTCAGAAATAAAAAGGTAAAACAAAGGCTGGAAAGGTTGTATTATATTTTTAAGCGATTCCTTTTTCAGGAACTATCGGAACTACAAAAACAAAATGTAATAAAAGTAAATAACATAGAAGAAACTGCTGAAGTAATTATGGCAATGGTTGAAGGATCGCGCCATTTCAGCCACTTTTTCATTACTGATGAAAAAAGGGATGAGTTTCACAGGTCAATGGTAAAGGCTGCTTGTTCCATCTTAAAAAATCCTTAA